The Polyodon spathula isolate WHYD16114869_AA unplaced genomic scaffold, ASM1765450v1 scaffolds_1870, whole genome shotgun sequence genome contains the following window.
TCTTTACTCTTTCaatcaagaccccccccccccccctacagaTCTGCATTCCAGTTTCCCTCACCTCTCTCAGTGACGCTAGAAGGTGGCGTTTCCTCCTGCAGGATCCGCTCATTGGCCTGGTCGCACCCCAGCTCAGTCACTTCCTCCTTGATCTCAACAGTCCTGTCTGCAGAAACAACCCATCGAATAGGAAGCTCTGGGCTGACATGAGCTGCTTCCATCTCAGAAACTCCCTGTGAGCGAGGCTGATCCGTTCTCACTGAAGAAAAGGAGGCAAGGTTTTTAGGTTTGTCATTTCAGGTTGCATATcaagtgcttttatttgaatttccaCAGCACTCACACTTTagaaaactatattttttaaaatcgcACATCAAGCCTTATTTGAAATGCTCTTGATATCTGCTGCACCTTTGCAATATGAATTCCTGTGTCCTGCAACACTGACGCAGCTTGCAAAAGGCATGCATGTGGGGCTCTTCCACCCCTAAAACACGGGGACTCTTGTTACGTTTGTTACATTTGGCAAACCTTTAATATCAGACAGATATCTACATGCATGAAACTCTTATGGAATATCTCAACAGGGTTGAATATCCCCACTAACCCTACACTGCACACCTATGAGGGGTGTGGCAGCACCTCCTGCCTTGAAGTACAGAGGTGTTGTGTTCCTGCTGGTGCAGTGATAGATCCTGTTAGTTCTCTGAATCTGATGAAAtgtgtgtgcagtgcactgcacctttttacattgcttttgaagACAAAACGCTAATAAATTGGCTTGTCACAAATGCAGCCAACTAGGGGTGCTGCTTTGTGGAGCAATATTAAAAACGCACTGCTGTGTACGCGTGGTATTCTGGATGCGCGAGATGTGCGCCCTCCTGAAAGAAATGATCCACAAGACACCGGACCCCGAGTCAACCCCTGGAGCTTCCGACTGTCCTCGTCTACTAAAAATACAACCTGTCCAGCCTGTCTTTGCAAGCAAGCATTTCTAAACTGCAGTGTTTAAGTGGATCACAACAGTATACGCTACTTTTCAATTTGTTTACTCCAAACCTTTATGGAAAGCGTGCTTCTTTTTAACTTAAATAGATAAGCAGGTGTTGGTGCTGGTTTCGTTTCCTTAACATCTTTAAGCTAATAGGTACCAAATGCACATAACGAACATATTAACAGGTCTCGCTTGAACATATAAATCACATTCACTTTAccaaattatgtttaatcatgcCACAATTAATCAAATACAGAGAGGGCGATCTCCATTTCCTGGTCTGGAGCCAGGAGACTGACGTCATAAGCGTCTTGGCAACACAGAATGGTTGATAAAAACCTTTACGTTTAACACAGACCGAGTTAAAATATTTCATGTTACCCATAATTGTATAGTTATGTTTAGTTAACTGATACATgaattattgagaaaaaaaacagttaaaaacaatgcaatcacAAACACTGACAACTCATTTTGCCCTCGTTTGAATAGCCCAGCAGTTCGATACTTACCCTCTCTCATTCCTGGCAGGGCTGTCTGAacttgcacacttttttttgtatttctttctttctgaactgGCTCGGTCTGGCATTCTGCTGATGAAACATGACTTGCTGGTGGTTCCAGCACAGGAACTTCCATTGCTTCATCCTGGCGCCACTCTGAAGTACCACCTCCCTCTCTTTTAGTCGACAAAACTGAGTCCGCAACCTGAAACGA
Protein-coding sequences here:
- the LOC121310227 gene encoding uncharacterized protein LOC121310227, translating into MQRMWEAKVQTTRAKWPASNWRHAYVCSAHFTPGSLEERPLMAAEVGLGVKRRRILKPTAVPTILKRTQAAGTDVDPQARPRKAFEKRVADSVLSTKREGGGTSEWRQDEAMEVPVLEPPASHVSSAECQTEPVQKERNTKKSVQVQTALPGMREVRTDQPRSQGVSEMEAAHVSPELPIRWVVSADRTVEIKEEVTELGCDQANERILQEETPPSSVTER